From the genome of Alkalimarinus coralli:
AAATCAATGATCTTGGCCTGCTTCAAAGGTTTCTTATCGCCATTGAGTACTACTGCAACCTTTGGCCACAATCTTCTTTTCGGGTTATGGTTTAAAACAATACCCACCTCCTGGCTGTTTAACTCAACAAGTGTTCCTGTTGGGTAAACCCCTATCGCCTTTATGAAGCTCTCAACCAGTTCTTCCTGAAACTCTATATTACGGCTTTCATAAAGCTTTGATACTGCTACTGCGGCAGGTGCTGGCTGAACGCCTGGCCGCGGCTCAATCATTTCCTGATACGCATCCACCAACCCCGCGATTTTAGCCAGCAGTGGAATTCGATCTCCTGTTATACCGTTCGGAAACCCTGTACCGTTGTGCCGCTCTCGATGACACCTAACAACATCAATAACAGCATTGGCGACATTACCCGATGATTCTAAAATCTCAACGCTATATTCTACATACTTTTTATAGTGCTCAAAGGCTTCAGCATTTAATGTATGCTGGTGCTCCAGAACCTCCTTCGGTAACTTAGCCTTGCCAACTTGCGACAACAGCACTGCGGTCGAAAGCTGCTTGAGAACCTCTTTCTCCAACCCCAGGTAGCGTCCCAATACTAGCGCCCAAATAGACGCACTAATTGCATGCTGGTAACTAAACTGATCATGAGTATTAACACGCGTCAGCCAAACCAGCGCATCAGGGTTGCGAATGACACTTTCAACCATGCCATCAACCGCTTTACTAACATCCTTATAAACCGGAGTACCGCCAGAGTGAATGGTTTCAAATATATTGGTTAACGCAACACTGACATTGCGCTGCAACTTGCCCACCTTAGAAACCTCTTTCTTCAAAGAAGAAACTGTTTTTCCGGAAGCTATGTCAGGATATTTAACCCTGTTCCGTATTTTCAGTGGTGGGAGCTTTAAAACAGATGCACCTGTTTCTCGGGAACTAGCCCCACTATAGCCTGAGCCCCCCATGACTGCGTGTTTTTCATATGCCTGCTTTTTGGCAGATACGACATCGACATAAACGTGTTTGCAGTATGATTCCAGAGATTTAACTTCATCAGCACTTCTAATATAGAAACCCTGTATAGGAAAAGGCGTTTCACACCACGGCCTATCAAGGTTGGATACATACATTCCAATCTGTAACTCGTGTACGGGTATTTTTTGTTGATTACCCTGCATGACATTCACCCTTAACAATCAACTATCGTAATATGCAAAAAAGACTTTCGGTTAGTGTTCATTTTGCAGAACCACCCCACAAGGTGCAATTACACTTCTGTTGTTAAATGTATCCTGTTGTTTCAGATGTATTACATATCGTACGTTTGCCACACACATCACATTAATAACGCGTAACGGCCCACACTATCATTTGAAAGAGCCGAAATGATAATCGAACCGAGAGCTTTGCACGATGTTATGAGCGAAGCAAAGACAAGGCAAAAAATGACGAAAAAGCGCAGTTTATGTGTAATAAATGAGCATTTTGAGTCATTTTTTAACGATGAATTTGTAAGCGCAGTAGTCGTGCAAAGCTCTCGAACCTATACTCTATTTTAGCCAATGAATTAAGCATCAGCCTAAATCCAGCCAAAACTATTTATCACCCTCACAAATTTTGCTCGACATAAGGGGGGCTTTATCGGCAAAGCTATACCGCTCAACTTTACGGGTAGCGACACTATAAGGAACAACTGACGCCTTTAAGTAGTCCATATTGACGCTCTCCCCTTCTTCTTTACGAGTTGTCGCTACAGGCAAACAACTGACCGATATGAGCACCCGACTTTCCAGATCAACTATCTTTGTTGCCTGCTGATTGTCAGTCACCGATACACACACATTTTTGTCATCCGGGAGGGGCCGCCCTGAAAGCGATAAATCCATTGTTTTATTGCCGCACGCAACGATACCTTCATGCGCTTCTGTGCATTCATTTTGATCCGTCGACAAATCGGCTAGCGCCCACTTGCGTTCGCTGCACTGAGTTTCCAGAACAAACTCTGTTGCCTGGTTGTCCTGAATTGCCCAGGAAGGGTATTCAGCTGTCTTCCAGGAAACCACAAACTTCCGCTCTTCTCCTTTGGAGTTCTGAGCAGAGAAACTCCCGTAATGCGAATAGTATGAAGCACAACCAACGATATTAACTATCAGCGTTACAAATATTATTCCCTTAACTATTTTTATCATTTACCTGACTGCCTGTTATTTTATATTTCAAGTTACGCGATTTACCCCAAATAAATCCATTAAAGTCAATGGATGCAACCCCAGGAAAGGTATCAATCATAGTGGAGTTTTTTATATTAGGGCGTGTTGAGTCTAGTTTCGAGGATGCAGATTATACGCTCAAATTGGGAAAGCGTGCTGCGTTTTCATAAGATTGAGATAGGGTTCAAGAAATAGGCTAGCTCCGCCACGAGACTAATCGTTAGGCACAAATTTTAATCCAAATCCGTCTTCTCCTTTCCTGACCACAACCATATCCAAAATGGGGGCTTCGAACGGCAAATCTTGCATTTGCACCTTAACGACACTACCCATCGGTGGAAAAGCAGAGTCACCCACAATGACATAGACGCCACCATCGGAAATATCCCTCACATAAAATATGCCATCACCTACCACTTCATGAGTCACTTTTACTTTTGCATTTAGAAGCGTCCTAACATGAACTCTCTTATCAACCATACGTTTCTATATCGCCCTAACAACTTAACAACATTAAAGGTTCACGCCCTAATTATGATCTTAGTCATATCTAGATGATAGCATCACACCTAGAATGAGCGAATTAAAAACAGGATATTTATAATTAATTGTTGACAACCGCTCGCAATATAATGAGAATTATTATCATTATTACTTCCATTACGAGAGTTTTATTCGATGCTTAACCTGAAACGTCTTATTCCTACCTCACTTGTCATTGCTGCTACAGCGGCTACATCCGTTCAAGCAAACGAAGAAGTAAATGTCTACTCATATCGTCAACCGTTCCTGATGCAGCCTATCTTTGATGCATTTACAAAAGATACCGGTATTGATGTAAATGTCGTCTTCGCCAAAAAAGGATTAACAGAACGTCTTAAGCGAGAAGGTAAAAACAGCCCGGCGGACTTAGTGTTCACGGTAGATATCGGGCGATTAAGTGAAGTGGTCGAGGCTGGCGTTGTACAAGGTGTAACAACACCTGAACTGGAAAATAATATTCCAGCACAATACCACGGCCCAGATGGACAATGGTACGGTTTAACCACACGTGCCCGCGTAATCTACGCGTCAAAAGAGCGGGTTGCCAAGGATGCGATAAAAACCTACGAAGACTTAGCAAAGCCTGAATGGAAAGGCAAGATTTGTACTCGCAGTGGCAAGCACCCATACAACGTAGCGTTGATTGCATCAATGATCGCGAATAATGGTGAAGCTGAAACAGAGAAGTGGTTAAAAGCCGTTAAAGATAACCTGGCTCAAAAACCACAAGGAAACGACCGCGCACAAGTAAAAGCGATTAAGGAAGGGGTTTGCGATCTGGCTATCGGCAATAACTACTACTATGGAAAAATGCTGATGGACGAAGAGCAGTCAGCTTGGGCGAGATCCGTCAATATCGTATTCCCTAACCAGGGTGACCGAGGAACACACGTTAACATCAGCGGTGTATCTCTTACCAAAAGCGCACCAAACAAAGACAATGCAATCAAGCTCATGAACTTTTTGTCAGAAGCAACCGCTCAACAAATATATGCTGAGCAGAACTTTGAATACCCTGTTAAGCCAGGTGTTGGACCTTCAGCACTTGTAGCTTCATGGGGAGAGTTCAAGGCTGACAAGCTCCCTCTCAACGAGATTGCAAAATATCGCAACCAGGCGGTTAAATTAGTTGATCGAACAGGGTTTGATAACTAAAGTAGCAGCCCAGACGAAGTTTTATTACTGAGTCTGGGCAACTTACTCGCTATCTTCGGTCTAATTGATGCAAACACAGGCTACTACACCCCCCCTCCATCGAGTCTTCCGTAACCCTTGGTTTCTCTCCTCTGCGTTTATCGCATTTATGGTTGGCTTGCCTATCATTGCGGTCTTTTACCTCGCGTTTTACCCCGAAGAAAATATCTGGCCCCATCTACTCGATACAGTACTGTCCGGTTACGTTTCCAGCACCCTTATTTTAATGACAGGTGTCGGTTCGCTAAGCCTTTTTATGGGGGTCGGCTCTGCGTGGCTGGTTACCATGTGCAAGTTTCCTGGCCGAAAAATGCTTGAGTGGGCTTTGCTGCTGCCATTTGCAGTGCCGGCCTATGTTATCGCCTACGTTTATACCGACCTGCTGGAGTACGCAGGTATTGTGCAGGGAACCCTCCGCGAGCTGTTTGGTTGGTCTTCTTATAAAGAGTACTGGTTCCCCGAAATAAGAAGCATGGGCGGCGCTATAACAATGATGGCACTGGTACTCTACCCCTATGTATACCTAATGAGCAGAGCGGCTTTTCTAGAACAGTCAATGTCACTGTTCTCTGTTAGTCGAAACCTCGGACACACACCACTCCAAAGCTTTTTTAGGGTGTCTTTACCTGTGGCACGCCCTGCCATTGCCGTTGGCTTATCTCTGGTCTTAATGGAAACACTTAATGATTTCGGCACCGTTGATTTTTTTGCGGTTAAAACCCTGACCGCTGGTCTTTACGACACCTGGCTTAACATGGGGAACCTTGGTGGCGCCGCGCAAATAGCCAGTTTAATGCTCATTTTTGTCGTCACACTGATATATATGGAGCGCTTTTCAAGGCGGAAACAAAAACAGTTTGAGTCTAAGAATCAGGGGCAATCACTCGAGCAATTTCAACTAAGCGGTGTTAAAGCGGCCGCTGCAACATTTTTCTGTTTGCTGCCTGTGGTTACGGGCTTCCTAATCCCAATCTCTGTACTTGGCTATTACGCCTACCATTACTTTGAAGTGAGTTGGACTAGCAAGTTCGTCAGCCATGCAATGAATAGTTTTACACTTTCAATCATTGCAGCCACGACCACTATCGTCATCGGTGTAACACTGGCTTATAGTAAGCGACTAAACTCCAGTGGGATAACCAGTTTATTAGTTCGCTTCTCAGGGCTCGGCTATGCGATGCCTGGCGCAGTACTCGCTGTCGGAATTATTGTCCCCTTCGCGGCCTTCGATAATGCGTTAGATGATTTTCTGCGAGTGAACTTCGGGGTGTCGACCGGCCTTCTGCTTAGCGGCACAACATTCGCAATAATTTTTGCCTATACAGTGCGATTTTTGGCGGTATCAGCAGGCTCTGTTGAGTCGAGTCTGGCAAAAGTCACACCGAGCATGGATATGGCGTCCCGCTCGCTGGGCCGAAACAACCTGAGCACGCTATTAAGGGTTCACCTGCCAATTATCCGGGGGGGAATTCTTACGGCTGCGTTGGTGGTATTCGTTGACTGTATGAAAGAGCTACCGGCTACATTGATTTTAAGGCCTTTTAACTTTGAAACACTCGCCACCCATGTATATCAGTTCGCATCAGATGAACTTTTGGAGCAAAGCGCTCTTGCTGCACTGATTATTGTTTTAGTGGGCATTCTGCCGGTTATATTCCTCAGCAAATCGATTTCTTCCACACGCACAAAGAAATAAAAGAGAGTTTTGCACGACTACTGCGCTTACAAATTCATCGTTAAAAAATGGCTCAAAATGCTCATTTATTACACATAAACTGCGCTTTTTCGTCATTTTTTGCCTTGTCTTTGCTTCGCTCATAACATCGTGCAAAGCTCTCTAAAACTATATCGCTACTACTCCTTTTGCACGACAAACTCCCCATTAAAACTGGCACAAAGCCCCCCTTCACAGAAGACATCAGAGTTAATTTTTAACCGCGCCTTTCCCATTCGGCGATATATTTTTACAAACTTGTCCCAAGCCAGTTGATCTGATATTTCACATACCGACACAAACTCACGTGTTACCGGCTTGTGGTAGTGGATTTGCCCATCAAAAATAACGATAACCCCATCTTCACACACCTCTAAAAGCTTTATGTACAGCAACCCCCATGCGGACAGCACGGCGGCACAATATAAACTGCCTCCAAATGCGGTATTTTTATGGTTCACATTGGGAGGCAACGGTAAATCTATCGTCAATAATTGGCCGTCATAGGACGCCACTCTTGCCCCCAAAGCGCCGCTCAGAGGAATATTCTCATCAATCGTTTTCTGAAGTGCTTGAACTAAATCCATCTGAACACCTTACTACCTATGCACGCTAAATTATTCAGTCACATGCTAAAAGACATATCCACCAGAGTACACTAGACTTTGGCCTATAAAGTTTCACTCATCAAGTAGTCGCATGGGGGAAATTAAAATAGTCTCACCCTCACACCCTAATCCACCACTTTAACAATTTTCAACGTATTATAACCCCCTTTCGCTTGACACTATTTAGCTGAACAAGGAAGATTCCCTCCTTTGCAATAAAGTAGTGTTAAACTTCGTTGAGCAGTCACTTAATCTTCATTTAACAATAATAATTAGCACCGAACTAACAGCGGAATTTGTGGATGGAACACGGCGAACCCCAGTTGATCCGAAAAAGTAACAGAAAACATGACTCAGGCTTCACCTGCACTAAATGTAAACAGGGCATCATGGAGCCTTTGCATCATGAAGGTGAGCCAGAATATACCGACATTTTTGCCTGTAATCAGTGCAATCACCAGGCAACAATCCCCTCTCTGGTTATCATTTCAAGCCAACTTGTTTCGGCAATTATGGGCGGCCTGCTCTCGGTATATCTGTTTATTCAGCACCTATCTAAAGTGCTCACTTCATTTCAGTTTAATACCAGCGACAAACTCACGCTTAACGTAACCTTTAGCGTAATCGCAGCGCTCTTTATTGTTGGGTTTATCTATACCTTATACAGGGCTTTCGTTGGCATTAGCCGACGGAAGAAATACAAACGAAGCTATTAGGCATTCGTACACCATAATTAACCTATTTAACAACATTGCTGTCAAAAGGGGCTGTCATGTTCAATTCACTAAAAACCGTCGCACTTGCGCTCGCATGTTCTGTTTCATTGTCTGCAATAGCCGAGCAAAAATCGGTCGCGATTACACAGATTGTTGAGCACCCAGCTCTGGACTCTGTACGTCTGGGGGTTAAAGAAGAACTGGCAGAACAAGGCTATGTTATTGGAGAAAAACTAAAGTGGCAGTATGAAAGCGCGCAGGGCAATCCAACGACTGCGGCGCAAATCGCGCGGAAATTTGCTGGTGAAAGTCCTGATGTCATTGTTGCCATCGCCACGCCCTCTGCACAAACAGCGGCCGCC
Proteins encoded in this window:
- a CDS encoding thioesterase domain-containing protein — encoded protein: MDLVQALQKTIDENIPLSGALGARVASYDGQLLTIDLPLPPNVNHKNTAFGGSLYCAAVLSAWGLLYIKLLEVCEDGVIVIFDGQIHYHKPVTREFVSVCEISDQLAWDKFVKIYRRMGKARLKINSDVFCEGGLCASFNGEFVVQKE
- a CDS encoding PilZ domain-containing protein — protein: MVDKRVHVRTLLNAKVKVTHEVVGDGIFYVRDISDGGVYVIVGDSAFPPMGSVVKVQMQDLPFEAPILDMVVVRKGEDGFGLKFVPND
- a CDS encoding HD-GYP domain-containing protein; the encoded protein is MQGNQQKIPVHELQIGMYVSNLDRPWCETPFPIQGFYIRSADEVKSLESYCKHVYVDVVSAKKQAYEKHAVMGGSGYSGASSRETGASVLKLPPLKIRNRVKYPDIASGKTVSSLKKEVSKVGKLQRNVSVALTNIFETIHSGGTPVYKDVSKAVDGMVESVIRNPDALVWLTRVNTHDQFSYQHAISASIWALVLGRYLGLEKEVLKQLSTAVLLSQVGKAKLPKEVLEHQHTLNAEAFEHYKKYVEYSVEILESSGNVANAVIDVVRCHRERHNGTGFPNGITGDRIPLLAKIAGLVDAYQEMIEPRPGVQPAPAAVAVSKLYESRNIEFQEELVESFIKAIGVYPTGTLVELNSQEVGIVLNHNPKRRLWPKVAVVLNGDKKPLKQAKIIDLLAYNEGKGQKEALNISGSLPAGAYDIDPSNYLITGATSRWSWRHFSS
- a CDS encoding Fe(3+) ABC transporter substrate-binding protein: MKRLIPTSLVIAATAATSVQANEEVNVYSYRQPFLMQPIFDAFTKDTGIDVNVVFAKKGLTERLKREGKNSPADLVFTVDIGRLSEVVEAGVVQGVTTPELENNIPAQYHGPDGQWYGLTTRARVIYASKERVAKDAIKTYEDLAKPEWKGKICTRSGKHPYNVALIASMIANNGEAETEKWLKAVKDNLAQKPQGNDRAQVKAIKEGVCDLAIGNNYYYGKMLMDEEQSAWARSVNIVFPNQGDRGTHVNISGVSLTKSAPNKDNAIKLMNFLSEATAQQIYAEQNFEYPVKPGVGPSALVASWGEFKADKLPLNEIAKYRNQAVKLVDRTGFDN
- a CDS encoding ABC transporter permease, coding for MQTQATTPPLHRVFRNPWFLSSAFIAFMVGLPIIAVFYLAFYPEENIWPHLLDTVLSGYVSSTLILMTGVGSLSLFMGVGSAWLVTMCKFPGRKMLEWALLLPFAVPAYVIAYVYTDLLEYAGIVQGTLRELFGWSSYKEYWFPEIRSMGGAITMMALVLYPYVYLMSRAAFLEQSMSLFSVSRNLGHTPLQSFFRVSLPVARPAIAVGLSLVLMETLNDFGTVDFFAVKTLTAGLYDTWLNMGNLGGAAQIASLMLIFVVTLIYMERFSRRKQKQFESKNQGQSLEQFQLSGVKAAAATFFCLLPVVTGFLIPISVLGYYAYHYFEVSWTSKFVSHAMNSFTLSIIAATTTIVIGVTLAYSKRLNSSGITSLLVRFSGLGYAMPGAVLAVGIIVPFAAFDNALDDFLRVNFGVSTGLLLSGTTFAIIFAYTVRFLAVSAGSVESSLAKVTPSMDMASRSLGRNNLSTLLRVHLPIIRGGILTAALVVFVDCMKELPATLILRPFNFETLATHVYQFASDELLEQSALAALIIVLVGILPVIFLSKSISSTRTKK